The region ccagacgcatcgtgcctaaagcggaaatacagatatcgttgctctaatccgttaacaatacgcataaacagggacctgcgcatcctaaaacggcgcctgaaaaggttggcgttgaaccgcggctcctgtgcgaagtagtcttcgtataggcgctaatgtgcagctacgtgatcacgatcaatcaccgctcggcggtgtaccactggtcgaggtcgaggtaccgccggctgcaaggccctctgcatccattgatcaatctcatggttcgtataggcctctagcgcttcgttcattatacgctcgtactcctcagcatccccaccactcccaccactaccaccggcgttactcatttctaggtgttgatcttgtacagaaattaagatagagacagtactcgttaatacaagtggtgcgaatgaaaatgacgggcaagtcgcgtatatatagtgtttcggaaacaaaaaaaaaattaaaaattcgcgctaggcggtgcgctaggcgatccggacgctgcaatagctcctagcggatcgcctagcgcaccgcctagttccacggaaccgccgagcgctaggcggttttttttcgcgaaaatcgctgggcggctgcaatagaccgcctagcgccggcgctcggctaggcgttgtgctaggcgctattgtggatgctcttagtatccAATATTGTATTCAAGCATGCATTCAAATGCATATCATACTTAAACCTTGGGCTCGTTAATATCTAAACTGAACTCAAGAAAAACAATTTTAcaataatttgatttaaatacaagataataacaaaaaaataatactccattagAATAATAAGTTTGGTATGATGGTACAATTTTCTAGCTAGCCCAACATTGCACACCATTTACATGTCACATATTGATTTAAATACGAGTtgataacaaaaaataataatccaacTATCATTAGTTCACAATCTCAGTCATCGACGTGGAATCTACGTGTCAAACATAAAAACATCCGACACCTGTACAAATCAAACACCTCATGAACTAAAAGTCTAAAACTCATCTATAAATATCGTTGCATTCCTCCATTTCTGCCGATCCATCGATTGCCCTTCTCCCTCTCTCATCCTCATCGatctatatctctctctctctccacacacacacaacacgcaGTAGGCGGCGTGTCTCTCACCTTTCTCGATTTTTTCTTACCTCCATCCCAAAATCTTCTCCTACTTCAATTGATTTCATAGAGATTTTGGGGTAATTTTCTTATTCGTAAAAAAAATCCgaatttttagattttattgTTGAAGATGAAGGACAACAAGGCAAACCCATTGCGTCTCTCTTCCTTAAATCACATCTCCCTCGTTTGCAAATCAGTCGAACAATCCGTTGATTTTTACCAGAATGTTCTTGGCTTTGTTCCTGTGAGAAGGCCTGgttcatttgattttgatggagcttggtaattatttaattaatcaatcaattcacccaaaaatatttgctgaaattgaatatttatttttgttttggcAGGCTGTTTGGTCACGGGATTGGGATACATCTACTGCGAGCAGATGATCCTGAAACAATGCCTAAGAAAACTGTGATTAATCCCAAGGATAATCATATCTCTTTCCAGGTAGCTGAATTGATTCCATAATTCTTCATATTTTTTAGCAAATTGAATAAGTTTTTTGGACTATTAATTGATTGATCACAGTCATCacataaaaaaaagatgaaCAGAGGAATGTCCATTTTCAACATTATCAATCACAATCATaactaaaattgaataaaaatattataaagttTAATTTGATGACAGTGCGAGAACATGGCGATGGTGGAGAAGAAGCTGATGGAAATAGGGATTGATCTGGTGCGGCAGAGAGTTGAAGAAGGCGGGGTGTACGTGGACCAGCTGTTCTTCCATGATCCCGACGGTTTCATGATCGAGATATGCAACTGCGACAACATCCCGGTTATACCATTGGCTGGGGAAGTTGTACGCTCGTGCTCGAGGGTGAACCTGCAGCTGGGCCCGCAGCAGCCGCAGCCGCAGCAGATCCATCTCCCCGTGGTACAACCTTAGAAACCAGCAGCTATGTTAGGTGGGTTGTACGTCATCGACGTTATTAGAAATGTGATTTGGCCCACCTGTTTTTTGTCTGTTTGTAATCTTCTTCACTTTGGTggttgtctttttttttttgtatttggcTGTAATAATAAGATGCTTTTGATCTCTCTTTGATCAAGTTAGGAGTTCCATTTTCACTATTTCTCTTTTTTAGTCTCCTTAGACCATCCAGTGGGGCGCCTTATAGTCCGTCCTATAGGGTGCCCTATgctccgccacatcagcattttatccacCTATCCATTCACCTGTCGTGGGATGCCCTATAGGCCGCTCTATAGTCCGTCTTATACttcgccctaagcattttatttatttgaatatttaaaacactacaaaaattagaaaaaaaaaacttcatttcattgaaaGTTCAAACATTGCagtacgaaataaaaaaaaagtacaaattCTTAATGGCGGTGACggtcccaaacttcttcaatcatgtcgttcatgagctgagcatggtcttgttggttgcacATTGAGACCTGTCTAGATAGAATCTCATTGTAGCCCATCGGTAATCCACGAACGTGGGGCggggtcgccgtgctggagctagatccagcttcatcatcgccccaatcggtgactcttccaccttcgtgttcgactatcatgttatgcaagataatgcacgcatacatggcatcggcgatgacttccttgtaccagaaacgcgccggacctttcactattgcccaccgcgcttggagcacaccaaatgcctgttccacatccttccgcgcagcctcctgcttttgcgctaataaaactctcttgtcacccattgggcagctaatcgtcttcacaaaaacaggtCACCTtcggtatatgccatcggccaagtagtaccccatatgatatTGACGTCTgtctgccgatgccatcttcccgatactggaagtattcatcacgtgcctCCAACGTTTGGACAATGTTGAGAAAAAGATCTCGCCGCATTCTAGAACGGCGGTGAAAAACCGTCAGGCCTCATCGTGGTTGCTCGGCGTTGGTGAGCTACGTCGTGCTCGCGGCggacaaacgtccgacgtcgaacCGACCTCGGGATCTGCTCTGCCGCTTCACGCTCGCGCTCCATTTCGGCCAAGCATTCCACCGCACCTCATGAACGCAATCGAATAAGGTCCGAGTCAAGGCCCGAGTAATGCCCTCCGAGGAACTCCAGTTGTCGTcgggtctcattttttttaatcagaAAGATTGGGAGAGAAATATTGGTGTGCGGCGAAAGTGAGAGATGGGAGAGAAAATTTGGTGTGGAAAATGGAATGAGAAATGTGGTTTAAATAGATAAgaaattggaaaataaataaataaataaaggaaaACGCGTTTCACCatccgcggtatcgtccgcgtgacccgcagtggggtggacgatgcatcgggcaacgtccgcatggctacagtggcggacgatatcccgcccgatgcatcgggcggactATCACTGTGGGTGCTCTAAGAGCATTCACAAAGGAGCACTCTATAGCCTGCTCTATATCAATTTATAGTCCTCCATGTCAGCATTTTATACTCCTATTCATTTATCTGCAGTCGGGTGCCTTATAGCCCCTATCCTTTTAACAATTGTTATGTATTTATATTTacttttattagtattttaatataataaaattgcaaaatagtatatatataaattcaagactacaattttaaaattttcattttattttaaaagttgAAAGAGTACAATacgaaatatttaaaaaatctaCAATTTGAACGGCAATTAATTGACCAAATTTCTCCTACCATGTTGCACATGAAgcgagcatggtcttgttggttgtgCATTCAGACGTGTGCCGCTAGAACCTCATTGTAGcccatcggtaatcctcgaacATGAGGCGCGGTCGCCACACCAGAGCTAGGTGTAGCTTCCTCATCGCCCCAATCGGTGACTCTTGTACCTTCATCgtcgactatcatgttatgcaagatgacGCACGCacacatgacatcggcgatgacatCATTGTACCAGAATCGAGCCGGACCTTGCACTATTGCCCAACGTGCTTAGGGCACACCAAATGCCGCTCCAATCCTTTCGCGCAGCCTCATGCCGTTGAGCAAATAAAACTCTTTTCGTATTCGTTGGGCAGGTGATCGTCTTAACAAATACATGCTACCTCgagtatatgccatcggccaagtagcaCCTCGTATGATGTTGGAGTCCATttgcagtgaactcgatggtcaggccgttgccattgcattccTAGGTGAAGAGATGCGATCTGTTCAGTGCGTTGATGTCATTGTTCGACCCGGCCATTGTTCGACCCGGCCACATCGAAGTAAGCATGTTAGATCctgagccgatggtcagcgatgGCTTTGAGGGTCATCGTCAGGTGGTTGCCCTTatatccactagtaaattggcctctaCATGTCTTcaactcccagtgcatacagtctaTGCTTCCCAGTATTCCAGGAAATCCGTGCACCCTCTCGTGTAAGTTCATCATGAACTAGCAATCGGCACCAGTGGGCCTTCGCAAATATGTGTTCCGGAAAGCCTCCACGACTCCCCTGCAAAATTTCTTCAGTCTCTCGCGGCCAGTTGTCTCCCTGACATGAAGATAATTGCCAAACATGCCTGTCGTGGTgtcgtaggccaactgacggagcgCAACCGTGCATTACTGCAACGATGACAGTCTAGGTCTGCCGATGCCATCAGGCAGATACTGGAAGTATGTATCGCGTGCCTCGAACATGTGAACAATGCGCAGAAAAAGATCCCGCCGCATTCTAAATCGGCGGTGAAAAACCGTCGTGCCCCACTGTGGTTCATCAGTAAAATAGTATGTgaacagacgttggtgagctacgTCATGCTCGCGGTGGACAAAGGTCCGACGACGGATTGGTCTTGGCCTTGGGACCTGCTCCGCCTGTTCATGCTCCATTTCGGCCAAGCAATCGGCCGCGACCCTATTCACGCCTAAGTCAAGGCCTGAGTAACACCCTCCAAGGTACTGAGATGATCGTCTGGATTCATTCTGATTAAGTGAGAGAGAATTGAGTTAGGGAAAGAAAGATTGGTGTGAAAAATGAATGGAAAAGatgtatatttataaataagaaaataaaaaaaaacacgtTACATCGTCTGAATCTATCGTCCGACTCTTAGGCCACGGACGATTGATCAGGCACGCCATAAGGGATTTGCATTGTCCGCCCACCTAAAGTGGTGCGCCTTTAAGGGATTTGCTCTAATGCTTCTTTTTTCCATTTGGCACAATTGGTTTTGCTAGATCATGGTTAAGCAGGGGTGGTTTTTTTAGTTTGTATTTTTTAGAAACAtgcatgtttatgtttatgCTTTGACGTGGCTTTAAGAATTTTTGGCGAATTTTTGGCCTCTTGGGTGTGCATGTTTGTTTAAATGGTTTGTAGTTAATATTCGAATTATTTTGTAGGAGTATTATATAAGTGTATTTTGGATAATAGTAAGTTACTAGTTACTACTATTATGGAACAAACACTtttaaaatggaattcatgtttcactatttttttcaaCTCATGGTATTTCTTAAAAGTCTATGTCTCAAGAGCTAAATTTAAATCAGAACTAGAATTGCCGATATCGAAATTGTGAAAAATCTTCTTTGTTCGGttccaattttaattttctttgaaCTAAAATGTACTAGAACTTAAAGAAAACCTTGGATCTTCAAAAAAAGATATGGAAAAATGTTACGATCCCTATATCTTAGGATTccccaaatatttagttatctttttattccccatatctttccatatataattttcttattgagtaagttagggtttagtattataaatagggaagaATGTAACTATTTTATGCAGTCAATATCTATGAAATTAACGTGAATTGGCTCAAATATTTGTGCAATACTCTACAAACTTTCAATACTGCCGACGGAGGGAGCCTCCGCGCCAGTCTCTCAGTTTCAGCCGCCGACCCCATCGATCGGGGCGCCGGAATTGGTGTGTTGCGTACGTAGTCAGCGAGGATCCTTCGTTAAGAGAATCGtgctcttaacaactggtgtcTTTCATTGGAACTCTCCATGGACGACAACGCTCAAGTGTTGATTGGTGACACATCGCGGCGTTTCAAGGCGGGCGGCCGACGCAGCGAGAGCAACCCACGGCTGCCCCATCGCGATACATCGGAGGGCAGCAATGCACAGCGTGCCGCTGCAGGGGCGGGCGATCTTTCGCCCCAAGACGTGGAATTGATCCTAGCACGTTTCGATCTGTTGGAGTTTAGATTGGATTCGATGGAGAGGCGGGTCGATAAGTTAGAGGCAATCGATCGACGTGTGACAAAATTGCAGGCATCAAAAGCAGCGTATCGACGTTACTCGTCCAACTACGATATTTCTCCCTATCAGCAACCTACTCGTTTTCGCCCCTGCCATGAACAGCCTCCCGGTGGGCCGCCACCGCAACGCTCACCCCCAAGTTGTTGGCCCGCACAGCGGCGTCGGCACGCCTCCGAGAGGCAGCAGCAGACACACGCTTATAGGCAGCAACACGAACCTGTTGTGGCACATATGGAGCCCCTCAATCGGTTTAGCAATTCCCCGGCAGCCACCACCCAAAGCCGATCCTGCCACGAGCAGCCCACTGTTGTGCTACAGCCGCTGCTCAGTCCGACAAGTCTCCAATGCTCACCAATACCACCGATGGCATCTGCTGCTGTCCCACCTCCCTCCTTGCATCTACCAAGTACCCGCCCGACTACGCAGCTTGTTTCTTGTGAAGAGATGCACTTGGGAGTTGAAGGTGATTCACAAGTGTTAAATCAAGGGGACTTGCAGCTCAACGGGATGAAATTAGTAGATGAAGAATTGTGTTATGAAACCGAATTGATTATTCCCATCCACCATTCTTCAAGTCTTGATCAAGAACTCGATGCTCATCACAAAACGGAAGAAAATAGTTCCTTGAACTGGATGTGTAGTTTTCTTGATGAGGTTGATGAATCAAAATCATCCCTATTAAATGATAATCATGATAAGGCCACTAGTGATAATGATGAGTTCACAGAGATGGAATGTCATTCTGTGAAGATAAGTGATGAGTCAGATTTGCAGGGGGATAGTTCACAGCAGAAGTATTTGGACTCTGATGATGATTATGAAGATGATAGAGTAGATGGTGAAGGGAGGCGTTCCCACAACATCACTACTGCAGAGCTCCCGCGGTTAAAAGTCCTTGTGCAGCGTTTCATGGAGGACAAGCAGTTTGGGGGACGTAGGACTGATGCTGACGTCGGGAGTCGGTGCATGATCCGGAGCCTCCTCCAAGTCCCAGCCAT is a window of Salvia splendens isolate huo1 chromosome 3, SspV2, whole genome shotgun sequence DNA encoding:
- the LOC121793445 gene encoding metallothiol transferase FosB-like → MKDNKANPLRLSSLNHISLVCKSVEQSVDFYQNVLGFVPVRRPGSFDFDGAWLFGHGIGIHLLRADDPETMPKKTVINPKDNHISFQCENMAMVEKKLMEIGIDLVRQRVEEGGVYVDQLFFHDPDGFMIEICNCDNIPVIPLAGEVVRSCSRVNLQLGPQQPQPQQIHLPVVQP